Proteins encoded together in one Acidobacteriota bacterium window:
- the tyrS gene encoding tyrosine--tRNA ligase, which yields MSVFDEFQWRGMFSDATDGARDALAAGKVTAYIGFDPTASSLHVGSLLTVMGLARLQRFGHTPIALVGGGTGMIGDPSGKSQERVLLSTEQVNQNVAGIRAQLERFLDFSAAPNAARIVNNADWLGAIDILTFLRDVGKHFSIGYMLQKESVSRRLESEEGISYTEFSYLILQSYDFLHLFDREGCTIQMGGSDQWGNITAGTDLIRKVRGKKAHGLVWPLLKTSSGTKFGKTEAGTVWLDPERTSPFSFYQFWLNTDDRDVISHLKLFTWLDREAIAALAETVTARPEAREAQRTLAREVTSMVHGADALARAERGAAVLYGGPLADASVEDVLMVFADVPAVTVPREAFVAGMAATELAVTAGVAASKGEAARLIKQGGLSVNDQKLTDERGVITLEQAFGGQLYVIRKGRRQTHVVRIGD from the coding sequence ATGAGCGTGTTCGATGAGTTCCAGTGGCGTGGCATGTTTTCCGACGCAACCGATGGCGCCAGGGACGCGCTGGCGGCCGGGAAGGTGACCGCCTACATCGGCTTCGATCCGACCGCGTCGAGCCTGCACGTCGGCTCGCTGCTGACGGTGATGGGGCTGGCGCGCCTGCAGCGCTTCGGGCACACGCCGATCGCCCTGGTTGGCGGCGGCACGGGGATGATTGGCGACCCGAGCGGCAAGTCGCAGGAGCGGGTGCTGCTCTCGACCGAGCAGGTGAACCAGAACGTTGCCGGCATTCGCGCGCAGCTCGAGCGCTTTCTCGACTTCTCCGCAGCGCCCAACGCCGCTCGCATCGTCAACAACGCCGACTGGCTGGGCGCGATCGATATCCTCACGTTTCTCCGCGACGTCGGCAAGCACTTCAGCATTGGCTACATGCTGCAGAAGGAATCGGTGAGCCGGCGGCTCGAGAGCGAAGAAGGCATTTCGTACACCGAGTTCAGCTACCTGATCCTGCAGTCGTACGACTTCCTGCACCTGTTCGATCGCGAGGGCTGCACTATTCAGATGGGCGGCAGTGATCAGTGGGGCAACATCACGGCCGGCACCGATCTGATTCGCAAGGTGCGCGGCAAGAAGGCGCACGGCCTGGTGTGGCCGCTGCTCAAGACCTCCTCGGGCACGAAGTTCGGCAAGACCGAGGCCGGCACCGTGTGGCTGGATCCTGAGCGAACGTCGCCGTTCAGCTTCTACCAGTTCTGGCTGAACACCGACGATCGCGACGTGATCAGCCACCTGAAGTTGTTCACGTGGCTCGACCGCGAGGCGATCGCCGCGCTCGCGGAGACGGTGACGGCCCGGCCGGAGGCGCGCGAGGCGCAGCGCACGCTGGCGCGTGAGGTCACGTCGATGGTCCACGGGGCCGACGCGTTGGCGCGGGCCGAGCGCGGCGCGGCGGTGCTGTACGGCGGGCCGCTCGCAGACGCCTCGGTGGAGGATGTGCTGATGGTGTTTGCTGATGTGCCGGCCGTGACGGTGCCGCGCGAGGCGTTCGTGGCGGGGATGGCGGCGACGGAGTTGGCCGTCACGGCAGGCGTGGCCGCGTCGAAGGGCGAGGCCGCGCGATTGATCAAGCAGGGTGGTCTCTCGGTGAACGATCAGAAGCTTACCGACGAGCGCGGCGTGATCACTCTCGAGCAAGCGTTTGGCGGGCAGCTCTACGTGATTCGCAAGGGCCGCCGGCAGACGCACGTCGTGAGGATTGGCGATTAG
- a CDS encoding metallophosphoesterase, whose product MALTRRDFLRSATVVTAGALTGVAAYGVAYERHHIDRIVRDIAVRGLPPALDGLRIGMITDVHHSPVVSAEDVSRAVAVLKEAAPDIIVLGGDYVSFFDRAYAGPVAELLAPLANAPFGSFAVLGNHDDEREVPAALSARGFTVLKDQRTALTVRGEPLDIAGIRFWTRSPGEIASVLKGTSGTTILLAHDPRRLVEAAALDVQLVLSGHTHGGQVIVPAVGAIAGRKFPVLSGYAMRENTSLFVSKGVGTVYVPVRINCPPDVAVLTLRPAAN is encoded by the coding sequence GTGGCCCTGACGCGCCGCGACTTTCTCCGCTCGGCGACCGTGGTCACGGCAGGCGCACTGACCGGCGTGGCCGCATACGGGGTCGCCTACGAGCGGCACCACATCGATCGCATCGTCCGCGACATCGCCGTGCGCGGTCTCCCGCCGGCACTCGATGGCCTGCGCATCGGGATGATCACCGACGTCCACCACAGCCCAGTCGTGTCGGCCGAAGACGTGTCGCGCGCGGTCGCGGTACTGAAGGAAGCGGCGCCCGACATCATCGTCCTGGGCGGCGACTACGTCAGCTTTTTCGATCGCGCCTACGCCGGTCCCGTCGCCGAACTGCTGGCGCCCCTCGCCAATGCCCCTTTCGGCTCGTTCGCCGTCCTCGGCAACCACGACGATGAGCGAGAGGTGCCGGCGGCGCTGTCGGCCCGCGGCTTTACGGTACTGAAGGATCAGCGGACCGCGCTCACGGTGCGAGGGGAGCCACTCGACATTGCCGGCATTCGTTTCTGGACCCGGTCACCAGGTGAGATCGCGTCGGTGCTGAAGGGCACCAGTGGCACGACGATCCTGCTCGCGCATGACCCGCGGCGGCTGGTCGAGGCCGCGGCGCTGGACGTGCAGCTGGTGTTGTCGGGCCACACCCACGGCGGTCAGGTCATCGTGCCCGCGGTCGGGGCCATCGCCGGACGCAAGTTCCCGGTGCTGTCCGGCTACGCGATGCGCGAGAATACCTCGTTATTCGTCAGCAAGGGTGTCGGCACCGTCTATGTACCGGTCCGGATCAACTGCCCGCCGGACGTGGCGGTGCTCACCCTGCGGCCGGCCGCGAATTAA
- the purN gene encoding phosphoribosylglycinamide formyltransferase produces MSGAFSWRIGVLISGRGSNLKAIIDAIDDGRLDATIAVVISNKADAAGLEHARHAGIETLVLGHKAYGSREDYDRAMAQKLTDRGVGLVCLAGFMRLLSPVFVDAFPNRILNIHPSLLPKYPGLHPQQQALDDGATVSGATVHIVNKDLDAGPIVLQREVPVLPGDTADTLAARILAVEHGLYPEAIRVVLERSR; encoded by the coding sequence ATGAGCGGCGCATTCAGCTGGCGCATCGGCGTCCTCATCTCAGGTCGCGGCTCGAACCTAAAGGCGATCATCGACGCGATTGACGATGGCCGCCTCGACGCGACGATCGCAGTCGTGATCTCGAACAAGGCCGACGCGGCCGGGTTGGAGCATGCGCGCCACGCCGGCATCGAGACCCTGGTGCTCGGCCACAAAGCGTATGGCTCGCGCGAGGATTACGACCGCGCGATGGCCCAGAAGCTGACGGATCGCGGCGTGGGCTTGGTTTGTCTGGCTGGCTTCATGCGGCTGTTGAGCCCGGTGTTCGTGGATGCGTTCCCGAACCGTATTCTCAACATCCATCCCTCATTGCTGCCGAAATACCCCGGCCTGCATCCGCAGCAGCAGGCGCTCGACGATGGCGCCACGGTCAGCGGCGCCACTGTTCATATTGTGAACAAGGACCTGGATGCCGGCCCGATCGTCCTGCAGCGCGAGGTGCCGGTCCTGCCCGGCGACACCGCCGACACCCTGGCGGCGCGAATCCTGGCCGTCGAACACGGCCTGTACCCAGAGGCGATCCGAGTAGTCCTGGAACGCAGCCGTTAA
- a CDS encoding type II toxin-antitoxin system PemK/MazF family toxin, with protein MAGRVARGEVRLVAFAKPDKSRPALVLTRDTTIAHLNRVVVAPITSTIRSVPSEVVLGPDDGMKSACAVNLHNVICIDKRAIGRRIADLNDERMREVCAALGFALGCQ; from the coding sequence ATGGCCGGACGAGTAGCTCGCGGTGAAGTTCGGCTGGTGGCTTTCGCCAAGCCTGACAAGTCTCGGCCCGCGCTGGTGCTCACTCGCGACACCACCATTGCGCACCTCAACCGTGTTGTCGTCGCACCGATCACCTCAACGATCCGGAGCGTGCCTTCGGAGGTCGTGCTCGGTCCGGATGACGGCATGAAGAGCGCCTGCGCCGTCAACCTGCACAACGTGATCTGCATTGACAAGAGAGCGATCGGCCGGCGCATAGCGGACTTGAACGACGAACGAATGCGTGAGGTGTGCGCGGCGCTTGGCTTCGCCCTCGGCTGCCAATGA